In a genomic window of Callithrix jacchus isolate 240 chromosome 22, calJac240_pri, whole genome shotgun sequence:
- the WIZ gene encoding protein Wiz isoform X10, which produces MVAMDLGSPSLPKKSLPVPGALEQVASRLSSKVAAEVPHGSKQELQDLKAQSLTTCEVCGACFETRKGLSSHARSHLRQLGVAESESSGAPIDLLYELVKQKGLPDAHLGLPPGLAKKSSSLKEVVTGAPRPSLLTLAKPLDGPAVNKAIKSPPGFSAKGLGHPPSSPLLKKTPLTLAGSPTPKNPEDKTPQLSLSPRPTSPKAQWPQSEDEGPLNLTLDSDGGRELDCQLCGAWFETRKGLSSHARAHLRHLGVSDPDAKGSPIDVLHGLIRRDGVQIRLPPRRGALAHPGRPPPTSAALSLLPPPPPAKKAKLKAAGMASPWGKQDLSAAAAAGIFWASDVEPSPLNLSSGPEPARDIRCEFCGEFFENRKGLSSHARSHLRQMGVTEWYVNGSPIDTLREILKRRTQSRPGGPPNPPGPSPKALAKMMGGAGPGSSLEARSPSDLHISPLAKKLPPPPGSPLGHSPTASPPPTARKMFPGLAAPSLPKKLKPEQIRVEIKREMLPGALHGELHPSEGPWGAPREDMTPLNLSSRAEPVRDIRCEFCGEFFENRKGLSSHARSHLRQMGVTEWSVNGSPIDTLREILKKKSKPCLIKKEPPAGDLAPALAEDGPPTVAPGPVQSPLPLSPLAGRPGKPGAGPAQVPRELSLTPITGAKPSATGYLGSVAAKRPLQEDRLLPAEVKAKTYIQTELPFKAKTLHEKTSHSSTEACCELCGLYFENRKALASHARAHLRQFGVTEWCVNGSPIETLSEWIKHRPQKVGAYRSYIQGGRPFTKKFRSAGHGRDSDKRPSLGLAPGGLAVVGRSAGGEPGPEAGRAADSGERPLAASPPGTVKAEEHQRQNINKFERRQARPPEASAARGGEETNDLQQKLEEVRQPPPRVRPVPSLVPRPPQTSLVKFVGNIYTLKCRFCEVEFQGPLSIQEEWVRHLQRHILEMNFSKADPPPEESQAPQAQTAAAEAP; this is translated from the exons ATGGTGGCCATGGACTTGGGCTCTCCCTCACTCCCTAAGAAGAGCCTGCCTGTCCCTGGGGCCCTGGAGCAGGTGGCCAGTCGGCTGAGCAGCAAAGTGGCTGCAGAGGTTCCTCATGGCAGCAAACAGGAGCTGCAGGACCTCAAGG CCCAGAGCCTGACCACCTGCGAGGTCTGCGGCGCCTGCTTTGAGACCCGAAAGGGCCTGTCCAGCCACGCACGCTCCCACCTGCGGCAGCTGGGAGTGGCGGAGTCGGAGAGCAGCGGCGCACCCATCGACCTCCTCTACGAGCTTGTGAAGCAGAAGGGCCTGCCTGATGCCCACCTTGGGCTGCCCCCGGGCCTGGCTAAGAAGTCCAGCTCGCTGAAGGAGGTGGTCACCGGGGCCCCCCGGCCCAGCTTGCTCACCCTGGCCAAGCCCTTGGATGGCCCTGCTGTCAACAAAGCCATCAAGTCGCCTCCCGGCTTCTCAGCCAAGGGCCTGGGCCACCCGCCCAGCTCTCCGCTCCTCAAAAAGACACCACTGACCCTGGCCGGCTCCCCTACCCCTAAGAATCCTGAGGACAAGACCCCCCAGCTGTCCCTGAGCCCCCGGCCGACCTCCCCAAAGGCACAGTGGCCTCAGTCTGAGGATGAGGGGCCCTTGAACCTCA CTTTAGATAGTGACGGGGGCAGAGAGCTGGACTGCCAGCTGTGCGGTGCCTGGTTTGAGACCCGAAAGGGCCTGTCCAGCCACGCCCGTGCCCACCTGCGCCACCTGGGCGTCAGCGATCCGGACGCCAAGGGATCCCCCATAGACGTGCTCCACGGGCTCATCAGGAGGGACGGCGTCCAGATCCGCCTCCCACCCAGGCGCGGCGCCCTGGCCCACCCGGGGCGGCCGCCTCCCACCTCCGCGGCCCTCTCCTTGCTCCCCCCCCCACCGCCGGCCAAGAAGGCCAAGCTGAAGGCCGCGGGTATGGCCAGCCCCTGGGGGAAGCAGGACCTCTCGGCCGCCGCAGCCGCCGGCATTTTCTGGGCCTCTGATGTGGAGCCGTCTCCTCTCAACCTCT cctcaggCCCAGAGCCAGCAAGAGATATCCGCTGCGAGTTCTGTGGTGAGTTCTTCGAGAACCGCAAGGGCCTCTCGAGCCATGCACGCTCCCACCTGCGGCAAATGGGTGTGACCGAGTGGTACGTCAATGGCTCGCCCATCGACACATTGCGGGAGATCCTGAAGAGACGGACCCAGTCTCGGCCTGGTGGACCTCCCAACCCACCAGGGCCAAGCCCGAAAGCCCTGGCCAAGATGATGGGTGGCGCAGGTCCTGGCAGCTCACTGGAAGCCCGCAGCCCCTCGGACCTTCACATCTCACCCTTGGCCAAGAAGTTGCCACCGCCACCAGGCAGCCCCCTGGGCCACTCACCaactgcctctcctcctcccacgGCCCGGAAGATGTTCCCAGGCCTGGCTGCACCCTCCCTGCCCAAGAAGCTGAAGCCTGAACAAATTCGGGTGGAAATCAAGCGGGAGATGCTTCCAGGGGCCCTTCATGGGGAGCTGCACCCATCTGAGGGTCCCTGGGGGGCACCACGGGAAGACATGACACCCCTGAACCTGT CGTCCCGGGCAGAGCCGGTGCGCGACATACGCTGTGAATTCTGCGGTGAGTTCTTCGAGAACCGCAAGGGCCTGTCGAGTCACGCGCGCTCCCACCTGCGGCAGATGGGTGTGACCGAATGGTCCGTCAATGGTTCGCCCATCGACACACTTCGAGAAATCCTCAAGAAGAAATCCAAGCCGTGCCTCATCAAGAAGGAGCCACCGGCTGGAGACCTGGCCCCTGCCTTGGCTGAGGATGGGCCTCCCACTGTGGCCCCTGGGCCCGTGCAGTCCCCACTGCCGCTGTCGCCCCTGGCTGGCCGGCCAGGCAAACCAGGTGCAGGGCCGGCCCAGGTTCCTCGAGAGCTCAGCCTGACGCCCATCACTGGGGCCAAGCCCTCAGCCACTGGCTACTTGGGCTCAGTGGCAGCCAAGCGGCCCCTGCAGGAGGACCGCCTCCTCCCAGCAGAGGTCAAGGCCAAGACCTACATCCAGACTGAACTGCCCTTCAAGGCAAAGACCCTTCATGAGAAGACCTCCCACTCCT CCACCGAGGCCTGCTGCGAGCTGTGTGGCCTTTACTTTGAAAACCGCAAGGCCCTGGCCAGCCACGCACGGGCACACCTGCGGCAGTTCGGCGTGACTGAGTGGTGCGTCAATGGCTCGCCCATCGAGACACTGAGCGAGTGGATCAAGCATCGGCCCCAGAAGGTGGGCGCCTACCGCAGCTACATCCAGGGCGGCCGCCCCTTCACTAAGAAGTTTCGCAGTGCTGGCCATGGCCGTGACAGTGACAAACGGCCATCCCTGGGGCTGGCACCCGGGGGCCTGGCCGTGGTCGGCCGCAGTGCCGGGGGGGAGCCAGGGCCTGAGGCTGGCCGAGCAGCTGACAGTGGTGAGCGGCCTCTGGCAGCCAGCCCACCAGGCACTGTGAAGGCCGAGGAGCACCAGCGGCAGAACATCAACA AATTCGAACGCCGACAAGCCCGCCCTCCAGAGGCCTCTGCAGCCCGGGGAGGCGAAGAGACCAATGACCTACAGCAGAAGCTGGAGGAGGTGCGGCAACCCCCACCCCGAGTCCGGCCGGTTCCCTCCCTGGTGCCCCGGCCCCCACAGACATCACTTGTCAAGTTCGTGGGCAACATCTACACCCTCAAATGCAG GTTCTGTGAAGTGGAATTCCAGGGGCCCCTCTCCATCCAGGAAGAGTGGGTGCGGCACTTACAACGGCACATCCTGGAGATGAACTTCTCCAAAGCGGACCCCCCACCTGAGGAGTCCCAGGCCCCGCAGGCACAGACAGCGGCGGCAGAGGCTCCCTAA
- the WIZ gene encoding protein Wiz isoform X2, whose product MEGTLAGSLATPDRPRGPERLPGPAPRDNIEGGAEAAEGEGGIFRSARYLPVTKEGPRDILDGRGGISDGQPHPDLSEALPRATSATHRISSCYWDGGSLDFRPGSPPPHLLGHFPGTPDVRGPWEHPLVQEAGEGILSEQRFEDSVIVRTMRPHAELESSRRFLHHRGDPRILEKRPRGRPRFDWLQDEDEPGSPQDAGLSLDLPSQPPPLAPFRRVFMPVEDTPKTLDMAVVGGREDLEELEGLAQPSEWGLPTSASEVATQTWTVNSEASVERLSPLLPPIRTGAYLCELLEEVAEGVTSLDEDEDEEPAVFPCIECSIYFKQKEHLLEHMSQHRRAPGQEPPADLAPLACGECGWAFADPATLESHRQLHQASREKIIEEIQKLKQVPGDEGREARLQCPKCVFGTNSSRAYVQHAKLHVHEHPGQTAKEPFGGSSGAGSPSPEAGTLLYQPYRAAAAGLSACVFCGFPAPSESLLREHVRLVHPRPHWEEDSEAYEEDPASQPGTSQDAHACFPDTAVDYFGKAEPPLAPMWRENTTGYDPSLAFGPGCQQLGMRDFPLSKPFPHGMGQRPLGRLAFPSALASTPYALQLGRNKSTVHPQGLGERRRPWSEEEEEEEEEEEEEDIMLTSEMDFSLLATPSLIPQPALELKRTFREALQAAEATQEQQQQLQGMVPIVLVAKLGPQVMAAARVPPRLQPEELGLAGTHPLDLLLLDAPLGSPLGLDTLLDGDPAMALKHEERKCPYCPDRFHNGIGLANHVRGHLNRVGVSYNVRHFISAEEVKAIERRFSFQKKKKKVANFDPGTFSLMRCDFCGAGFDTRAGLSSHARAHLRDFGITNWELTVSPINILQELLATSATEQPPSPLGREPGGLPGSFLTSRRPRLPLTVPFPPTWAEDPGPAYGDAQSLTTCEVCGACFETRKGLSSHARSHLRQLGVAESESSGAPIDLLYELVKQKGLPDAHLGLPPGLAKKSSSLKEVVTGAPRPSLLTLAKPLDGPAVNKAIKSPPGFSAKGLGHPPSSPLLKKTPLTLAGSPTPKNPEDKTPQLSLSPRPTSPKAQWPQSEDEGPLNLTLDSDGGRELDCQLCGAWFETRKGLSSHARAHLRHLGVSDPDAKGSPIDVLHGLIRRDGVQIRLPPRRGALAHPGRPPPTSAALSLLPPPPPAKKAKLKAAGMASPWGKQDLSAAAAAGIFWASDVEPSPLNLSSGPEPARDIRCEFCGEFFENRKGLSSHARSHLRQMGVTEWYVNGSPIDTLREILKRRTQSRPGGPPNPPGPSPKALAKMMGGAGPGSSLEARSPSDLHISPLAKKLPPPPGSPLGHSPTASPPPTARKMFPGLAAPSLPKKLKPEQIRVEIKREMLPGALHGELHPSEGPWGAPREDMTPLNLSSRAEPVRDIRCEFCGEFFENRKGLSSHARSHLRQMGVTEWSVNGSPIDTLREILKKKSKPCLIKKEPPAGDLAPALAEDGPPTVAPGPVQSPLPLSPLAGRPGKPGAGPAQVPRELSLTPITGAKPSATGYLGSVAAKRPLQEDRLLPAEVKAKTYIQTELPFKAKTLHEKTSHSSTEACCELCGLYFENRKALASHARAHLRQFGVTEWCVNGSPIETLSEWIKHRPQKVGAYRSYIQGGRPFTKKFRSAGHGRDSDKRPSLGLAPGGLAVVGRSAGGEPGPEAGRAADSGERPLAASPPGTVKAEEHQRQNINKFERRQARPPEASAARGGEETNDLQQKLEEVRQPPPRVRPVPSLVPRPPQTSLVKFVGNIYTLKCRFCEVEFQGPLSIQEEWVRHLQRHILEMNFSKADPPPEESQAPQAQTAAAEAP is encoded by the exons ACGGGCAGCCCCATCCCGACCTCAGCGAAGCCCTCCCCCGTGCCACCTCCGCCACCCATCGGATCAGCAGCTG CTACTGGGATGGAGGCAGCCTGGACTTCCGGCCGGGCTCCCCACCACCCCATCTTTTGGGCCATTTCCCAGGCACCCCTGATGTCCGGGGGCCCTGGGAGCACCCTCTTGtccaggaggctggggagggcatCCTATCTGAGCAGAGATTCGAGGACTCAGTCATTGTGAGAACCATGAGACCACACGCTGAGCTAGAGAGCTCTCGAAGGTTCTTGCACCACCGGGGGGATCCAAGGATCTTGGAGAAGCGCCCGCGGGGCCGCCCCAGGTTTGACTGGCTCCAAGATGAGGATGAGCCAGGGTCCCCCCAGGATGCAGGGCTGTCTTTGGACCTGCCTTCCCAGCCACCACCCCTTGCCCCCTTCAGAAGGGTGTTCATGCCAGTGGAAGACACCCCAAAGACGCTGGACATGGCAGTGGTGGGTGGCAGAGAAGACCTGGAGGAACTCGAGGGGCTGGCCCAGCCTTCCGAGTGGGGCCTACCCACGTCAGCTTCAGAGGTTGCCACGCAGACCTGGACGGTGAACTCGGAGGCGTCTGTAGAGCGGCTATCCCCGCTACTGCCTCCGATCCGGACGGGGGCGTACCTGTGTGAGCTGCTGGAGGAGGTGGCCGAAGGGGTGACCAGCTTGGATGAGGACGAGGACGAGGAGCCAGCTGTGTTCCCGTGCATCGAATGCAGCATCTACTTCAAGCAGAAGGAACACCTCCTGGAGCACATGAGCCAGCACCGCCGAGCCCCGGGCCAGGAGCCCCCTGCAGACCTAGCCCCGCTGGCCTGTGGGGAGTGCGGCTGGGCCTTTGCCGACCCCGCCACCCTGGAGAGCCACCGGCAGCTGCACCAGGCCTCCCGGGAGAAGATCATCGAGGAGATCCAAAAGCTGAAGCAAGTGCCAGGGGACGAGGGCCGGGAGGCGCGGCTACAGTGCCCCAAGTGTGTCTTTGGCACTAATTCCTCCAGGGCCTACGTGCAGCATGCCAAGCTGCACGTGCATGAGCACCCAGGCCAGACGGCCAAGGAGCCTTTTGGAGGCAGCAGTGGGGCTGGCAGCCCCAGCCCCGAGGCCGGCACCCTCCTCTATCAGCCCTACAGAGCTGCTGCTGCGGGCCTCAGCGCCTGTGTCTTCTGTGGTTTCCCAGCGCCCAGCGAGAGCCTGCTCAGGGAGCACGTGAGGCTGGTGCACCCCCGTCCCCACTGGGAGGAGGACAGCGAAGCTTACGAGGAGGACCCTGCCAGCCAGCCAGGCACTAGCCAGGATGCTCACGCCTGCTTCCCTGACACTGCTGTGGACTACTTTGGCAAAGCTGAGCCGCCCTTGGCCCCCATGTGGCGGGAGAACACTACTGGATACGACCCCAGCCTGGCCTTTGGCCCAGGATGCCAGCAGCTGGGCATGAGAGATTTCCCACTGTCAAAGCCATTCCCGCATGGCATGGGCCAGAGGCCGCTTGGAAGGCTGGCCTTTCCCTCAGCGCTAGCATCCACCCCCTACGCCTTACAGCTCGGGAGAAATAAAAGCACCGTCCACCCACAAGGTCTGGGGGAACGGAGGCGCCCTTGGAgcgaagaggaggaggaggaagaggaagaggaggaagaggaggatatAATGCTGACCTCCGAGATGGACTTTTCCCTGCTAGCCACCCCCAGCCTCATCCCGCAGCCGGCCCTGGAGCTGAAGCGGACCTTCCGAGAAGCCCTGCAGGCGGCAGAGGCCacgcaggagcagcagcagcagctccaaGGGATGGTGCCCATTGTGCTGGTGGCCAAGCTGGGGCCGCAGGTCATGGCAGCAGCCAGGGTGCCCCCGAGGCTTCAGcctgaggagctggggctggCGGGTACCCACCCCCTGGACCTCCTGCTCCTGGATGCGCCACTGGGCAGCCCCCTGGGGCTGGACACACTCTTGGATGGTGACCCAGCCATGGCACTGAAGCATGAGGAGCGGAAATGCCCCTACTGCCCCGATCGCTTCCACAACGGCATTGGCCTGGCCAACCACGTCCGGGGCCACCTGAACCGTGTGGGCGTGAGCTACAACGTGAGGCATTTCATCTCCGCCGAGGAAGTGAAGGCCATTGAGCGCAGGTTCTCcttccagaagaagaaaaaaaaag TGGCCAACTTTGACCCAGGAACCTTCAGCCTGATGCGCTGTGACTTCTGCGGGGCTGGCTTCGACACACGGGCTGGCCTCTCCAGCCACGCCCGTGCCCACCTGCGTGACTTTGGTATCACCAACTGGGAGCTCACCGTCTCACCCATCAACATCCTGCAGGAGCTGCTGGCCACCTCTGCCACTGAGCAGCCCCCCAGTCCCCTGGGCCGAGAGCCTGGGGGTCTGCCTGGCAGCTTCTTGACCTCCCGTCGGCCCCGCTTACCTCTCACGGTGCCCTTTCCACCCACCTGGGCTGAGGACCCTGGGCCAGCCTATGGAGATG CCCAGAGCCTGACCACCTGCGAGGTCTGCGGCGCCTGCTTTGAGACCCGAAAGGGCCTGTCCAGCCACGCACGCTCCCACCTGCGGCAGCTGGGAGTGGCGGAGTCGGAGAGCAGCGGCGCACCCATCGACCTCCTCTACGAGCTTGTGAAGCAGAAGGGCCTGCCTGATGCCCACCTTGGGCTGCCCCCGGGCCTGGCTAAGAAGTCCAGCTCGCTGAAGGAGGTGGTCACCGGGGCCCCCCGGCCCAGCTTGCTCACCCTGGCCAAGCCCTTGGATGGCCCTGCTGTCAACAAAGCCATCAAGTCGCCTCCCGGCTTCTCAGCCAAGGGCCTGGGCCACCCGCCCAGCTCTCCGCTCCTCAAAAAGACACCACTGACCCTGGCCGGCTCCCCTACCCCTAAGAATCCTGAGGACAAGACCCCCCAGCTGTCCCTGAGCCCCCGGCCGACCTCCCCAAAGGCACAGTGGCCTCAGTCTGAGGATGAGGGGCCCTTGAACCTCA CTTTAGATAGTGACGGGGGCAGAGAGCTGGACTGCCAGCTGTGCGGTGCCTGGTTTGAGACCCGAAAGGGCCTGTCCAGCCACGCCCGTGCCCACCTGCGCCACCTGGGCGTCAGCGATCCGGACGCCAAGGGATCCCCCATAGACGTGCTCCACGGGCTCATCAGGAGGGACGGCGTCCAGATCCGCCTCCCACCCAGGCGCGGCGCCCTGGCCCACCCGGGGCGGCCGCCTCCCACCTCCGCGGCCCTCTCCTTGCTCCCCCCCCCACCGCCGGCCAAGAAGGCCAAGCTGAAGGCCGCGGGTATGGCCAGCCCCTGGGGGAAGCAGGACCTCTCGGCCGCCGCAGCCGCCGGCATTTTCTGGGCCTCTGATGTGGAGCCGTCTCCTCTCAACCTCT cctcaggCCCAGAGCCAGCAAGAGATATCCGCTGCGAGTTCTGTGGTGAGTTCTTCGAGAACCGCAAGGGCCTCTCGAGCCATGCACGCTCCCACCTGCGGCAAATGGGTGTGACCGAGTGGTACGTCAATGGCTCGCCCATCGACACATTGCGGGAGATCCTGAAGAGACGGACCCAGTCTCGGCCTGGTGGACCTCCCAACCCACCAGGGCCAAGCCCGAAAGCCCTGGCCAAGATGATGGGTGGCGCAGGTCCTGGCAGCTCACTGGAAGCCCGCAGCCCCTCGGACCTTCACATCTCACCCTTGGCCAAGAAGTTGCCACCGCCACCAGGCAGCCCCCTGGGCCACTCACCaactgcctctcctcctcccacgGCCCGGAAGATGTTCCCAGGCCTGGCTGCACCCTCCCTGCCCAAGAAGCTGAAGCCTGAACAAATTCGGGTGGAAATCAAGCGGGAGATGCTTCCAGGGGCCCTTCATGGGGAGCTGCACCCATCTGAGGGTCCCTGGGGGGCACCACGGGAAGACATGACACCCCTGAACCTGT CGTCCCGGGCAGAGCCGGTGCGCGACATACGCTGTGAATTCTGCGGTGAGTTCTTCGAGAACCGCAAGGGCCTGTCGAGTCACGCGCGCTCCCACCTGCGGCAGATGGGTGTGACCGAATGGTCCGTCAATGGTTCGCCCATCGACACACTTCGAGAAATCCTCAAGAAGAAATCCAAGCCGTGCCTCATCAAGAAGGAGCCACCGGCTGGAGACCTGGCCCCTGCCTTGGCTGAGGATGGGCCTCCCACTGTGGCCCCTGGGCCCGTGCAGTCCCCACTGCCGCTGTCGCCCCTGGCTGGCCGGCCAGGCAAACCAGGTGCAGGGCCGGCCCAGGTTCCTCGAGAGCTCAGCCTGACGCCCATCACTGGGGCCAAGCCCTCAGCCACTGGCTACTTGGGCTCAGTGGCAGCCAAGCGGCCCCTGCAGGAGGACCGCCTCCTCCCAGCAGAGGTCAAGGCCAAGACCTACATCCAGACTGAACTGCCCTTCAAGGCAAAGACCCTTCATGAGAAGACCTCCCACTCCT CCACCGAGGCCTGCTGCGAGCTGTGTGGCCTTTACTTTGAAAACCGCAAGGCCCTGGCCAGCCACGCACGGGCACACCTGCGGCAGTTCGGCGTGACTGAGTGGTGCGTCAATGGCTCGCCCATCGAGACACTGAGCGAGTGGATCAAGCATCGGCCCCAGAAGGTGGGCGCCTACCGCAGCTACATCCAGGGCGGCCGCCCCTTCACTAAGAAGTTTCGCAGTGCTGGCCATGGCCGTGACAGTGACAAACGGCCATCCCTGGGGCTGGCACCCGGGGGCCTGGCCGTGGTCGGCCGCAGTGCCGGGGGGGAGCCAGGGCCTGAGGCTGGCCGAGCAGCTGACAGTGGTGAGCGGCCTCTGGCAGCCAGCCCACCAGGCACTGTGAAGGCCGAGGAGCACCAGCGGCAGAACATCAACA AATTCGAACGCCGACAAGCCCGCCCTCCAGAGGCCTCTGCAGCCCGGGGAGGCGAAGAGACCAATGACCTACAGCAGAAGCTGGAGGAGGTGCGGCAACCCCCACCCCGAGTCCGGCCGGTTCCCTCCCTGGTGCCCCGGCCCCCACAGACATCACTTGTCAAGTTCGTGGGCAACATCTACACCCTCAAATGCAG GTTCTGTGAAGTGGAATTCCAGGGGCCCCTCTCCATCCAGGAAGAGTGGGTGCGGCACTTACAACGGCACATCCTGGAGATGAACTTCTCCAAAGCGGACCCCCCACCTGAGGAGTCCCAGGCCCCGCAGGCACAGACAGCGGCGGCAGAGGCTCCCTAA